A stretch of Acidovorax sp. RAC01 DNA encodes these proteins:
- a CDS encoding alpha-D-ribose 1-methylphosphonate 5-triphosphate diphosphatase, which produces MSAMVFKNARMVLPGEVVQGSLHVVDGRIAALDSGGTAALQGIDLGGDYLLPGLVEVHTDNFERHLMPRPKVQWAEMPALLAHDAEIAAAGITTVLDALGVGEADVDSLRGSAWNRVLDTIDTCTERNLLRADHHLHVRCELPAPNTIDLFEPFHGHPRLSLISLMDHTPGQRQWENIEQARTYYTGKKGWSAEKFERQVAHAATLQAQYAEPHRAYFVDYCRTHGISLASHDDTTVAHVEQAHAEGAAMSEFPTTMAAAQAAHQRGLLTVMGGPNVVRGGSHSGNVAAADLARAGLLDILSSDYVPGSLLSAVMRLVHDEVLTLPQAVATVTRNPARASGMADRGELAAGLRADLVQVHMAELPCGGHQAVVRGVWREGQRVL; this is translated from the coding sequence ATGAGCGCCATGGTCTTCAAAAACGCCCGCATGGTGCTGCCTGGCGAAGTGGTGCAAGGCAGCCTGCACGTGGTCGATGGCCGCATTGCGGCGCTGGACAGCGGTGGCACCGCAGCCCTGCAAGGCATTGACCTGGGCGGTGACTACCTGCTGCCCGGGCTGGTGGAAGTGCATACCGACAACTTCGAGCGCCACCTGATGCCGCGCCCCAAGGTGCAGTGGGCCGAGATGCCTGCACTGCTGGCGCACGATGCCGAGATCGCCGCCGCAGGCATCACCACCGTGCTGGACGCGTTGGGTGTGGGCGAGGCCGATGTGGACAGCCTGCGCGGCAGCGCCTGGAACCGCGTGCTCGACACCATCGACACCTGCACCGAGCGCAACCTGCTGCGGGCAGACCACCACCTGCATGTGCGCTGCGAGCTGCCTGCGCCCAACACCATCGACCTGTTCGAGCCCTTCCATGGCCACCCGCGTCTGTCGCTCATCTCGCTGATGGACCACACCCCCGGCCAGCGCCAGTGGGAAAACATCGAGCAGGCGCGCACCTACTACACCGGCAAGAAGGGCTGGAGCGCCGAGAAGTTCGAGCGCCAGGTGGCGCACGCTGCCACGCTGCAGGCGCAGTACGCCGAGCCGCACCGCGCGTACTTTGTGGATTACTGCCGCACGCACGGCATCTCGCTGGCCAGCCATGACGACACCACCGTGGCCCATGTGGAGCAGGCCCATGCGGAAGGCGCGGCGATGTCGGAGTTCCCGACCACGATGGCCGCCGCACAGGCGGCGCACCAGCGGGGACTGCTCACCGTGATGGGCGGACCCAATGTGGTGCGGGGCGGATCGCACTCGGGCAATGTGGCAGCGGCCGACCTGGCCCGTGCGGGCCTGCTGGACATCCTCTCGTCCGACTACGTGCCCGGCAGCCTGCTCAGCGCCGTGATGCGGCTGGTGCACGACGAGGTGCTGACGCTGCCCCAGGCTGTGGCCACCGTCACCCGCAACCCTGCCCGTGCGTCGGGCATGGCGGACCGCGGAGAACTTGCCGCAGGGCTTCGCGCCGACCTGGTCCAGGTGCACATGGCCGAGCTGCCTTGCGGCGGCCACCAGGCCGTGGTGCGCGGCGTGTGGCGCGAGGGCCAGCGCGTTCTTTAA
- the phnC gene encoding phosphonate ABC transporter ATP-binding protein, whose protein sequence is MPAALHIQQLNKHFANGKHALRDINLTVQPGEMVALIGASGSGKSTLLRHVAGLAVADASSESLIEVDGRCVQRAGRIHSNIRSVRSQVGFVFQQFNLVDRLPVLMNVLVGLLHRTPWWRGWLRMFKPHERALALEALGRVGIAECHAQRASTLSGGQQQRAAIARTLVQGAKVVLADEPIASLDPESSRKVMDILARINREDGCTVIVSLHQVDMAVRYCPRVVALHQGQVVYDGPSAALTPALLRSLYGVHADEILADTAAAAPAAHPMAPVVPPAQVPQWAPAMAQAA, encoded by the coding sequence ATGCCAGCAGCCCTGCACATCCAGCAACTGAACAAGCATTTCGCCAACGGAAAGCACGCCCTGCGCGACATCAACCTCACCGTGCAACCCGGTGAAATGGTGGCGCTGATAGGTGCATCGGGCTCGGGCAAATCGACCCTGCTGCGCCATGTGGCGGGCCTGGCGGTGGCCGATGCGTCGAGCGAATCGCTCATCGAAGTGGACGGCCGCTGCGTGCAGCGTGCGGGCCGCATCCACAGCAACATCCGCTCTGTGCGTTCGCAGGTGGGCTTTGTGTTCCAGCAGTTCAACCTGGTAGACCGCCTGCCGGTGCTGATGAATGTGCTGGTGGGCCTGCTGCACCGCACGCCCTGGTGGCGCGGCTGGCTGCGCATGTTCAAGCCGCACGAGCGTGCCCTGGCGCTCGAAGCGCTGGGCCGCGTGGGTATTGCCGAATGCCATGCGCAGCGCGCGTCCACGCTGTCGGGGGGCCAGCAGCAGCGCGCGGCCATCGCCCGCACGCTGGTGCAGGGTGCCAAGGTGGTGCTGGCCGATGAGCCCATCGCTTCGCTGGACCCGGAATCGTCGCGCAAGGTGATGGACATCCTGGCGCGCATCAACCGCGAAGACGGCTGCACGGTGATCGTGTCACTGCACCAGGTGGACATGGCCGTGCGCTACTGCCCGCGCGTGGTAGCGCTGCACCAGGGCCAGGTCGTGTACGACGGCCCTTCGGCAGCCCTGACCCCCGCCCTGCTGCGCAGCCTGTATGGCGTGCATGCCGACGAAATCCTGGCAGACACCGCAGCGGCCGCGCCAGCCGCACACCCCATGGCGCCGGTGGTACCGCCTGCGCAGGTGCCGCAGTGGGCGCCCGCCATGGCGCAGGCTGCCTGA
- the phnD gene encoding phosphonate ABC transporter substrate-binding protein produces the protein MFKQLCAAVALGLGLSAANAQDINFGIISTESTQNLKADWQPLIDDMAKQTGLKVKAFFAPDYAGIIEGMRFNKVHVAWLGNKSAMEAVDRANGEVFAQMVNADGAQGYYSHLIVHKDSPHKTLDDVLKNGKSLSFGNGDPNSTSGFLVPGYYAFAQNKIDVKTHFKVVRSANHETNALAVANKQVDVATNNSENLEKIQERQPEKFKDIRIVWTSPLIPLDPLVLHKELPDAAKTKIREFFYNYAKTDAREKDIVMKISKLSGFKPSSNAQLMPIRQLDLFGKRNKIEGDATLADADKRTRLAEIDQQLAALK, from the coding sequence ATGTTCAAACAACTGTGCGCTGCTGTGGCGCTGGGTCTGGGTCTGTCTGCCGCCAACGCCCAGGACATCAACTTCGGCATCATCTCCACCGAGTCCACGCAGAACCTCAAGGCCGACTGGCAGCCGCTGATCGACGACATGGCGAAGCAAACGGGCCTGAAGGTCAAGGCCTTCTTCGCACCGGATTACGCCGGGATCATCGAGGGCATGCGCTTCAACAAGGTGCATGTGGCCTGGCTGGGCAACAAGTCGGCCATGGAAGCCGTGGACCGTGCCAATGGCGAAGTCTTTGCGCAAATGGTCAATGCCGATGGTGCGCAGGGCTATTACTCGCACCTCATCGTGCACAAGGACAGCCCCCACAAGACGCTGGACGACGTGCTCAAGAACGGCAAGTCGCTGAGCTTTGGCAACGGCGACCCCAACTCCACCTCGGGCTTCCTGGTGCCGGGCTACTACGCGTTTGCGCAAAACAAGATCGACGTGAAGACGCACTTCAAGGTCGTGCGCAGCGCCAACCACGAAACCAATGCCCTGGCCGTGGCCAACAAGCAGGTGGATGTGGCCACCAACAACAGCGAGAACCTGGAAAAGATCCAGGAGCGCCAGCCCGAGAAGTTCAAGGACATTCGCATCGTCTGGACTTCGCCGCTCATCCCGCTGGACCCGCTGGTGCTGCACAAGGAGCTGCCTGACGCCGCCAAGACCAAGATCCGCGAGTTCTTCTACAACTACGCCAAGACCGATGCCCGCGAGAAGGACATCGTGATGAAGATCTCCAAGCTCTCGGGCTTCAAGCCTTCCAGCAATGCACAGCTCATGCCGATTCGCCAGCTCGACCTGTTCGGCAAGCGCAACAAGATCGAAGGCGATGCCACGCTGGCCGATGCCGACAAGCGGACCCGCCTGGCCGAAATCGACCAGCAGCTGGCCGCCCTGAAGTAA
- the phnE gene encoding phosphonate ABC transporter, permease protein PhnE yields the protein MSSALNPSLAHLASTAAPKRSLVWYLSWGILLVLLAASWNGADMRPLDLWNDSGNMARYAAEFFPPNFGQWPLYVQEMLVTLQIALWGTALAVVTAIPLALLASSNIAPWWVNQPVRRVLDAFRAINEMVFAMLFVVAVGLGPFAGVLALWIHTSGTLAKLFSEAVEAIDPQPVEGIRSTGASALHEIIYGVIPQVMPLWISYTLYRFEANVRSASVVGMVGAGGIGVVLWEIIRGFQYAETCAVMLIIVVTVSAIDVVSARIRKALI from the coding sequence ATGTCCTCTGCTCTGAATCCATCGCTGGCCCATCTGGCCAGCACGGCAGCGCCCAAGCGCAGCCTGGTCTGGTACCTGTCCTGGGGCATCCTGCTGGTGCTGCTGGCTGCGTCGTGGAACGGCGCCGACATGCGCCCGCTGGATCTGTGGAACGACTCCGGCAACATGGCGCGCTACGCGGCCGAGTTCTTCCCGCCCAACTTTGGCCAGTGGCCGCTGTATGTGCAGGAGATGCTGGTCACGCTGCAGATTGCGCTGTGGGGCACGGCCCTGGCCGTGGTCACCGCCATTCCGCTGGCGCTGCTGGCGTCCTCCAACATTGCGCCGTGGTGGGTGAACCAGCCGGTGCGCCGGGTGCTCGATGCGTTTCGCGCCATCAACGAAATGGTGTTTGCCATGCTGTTCGTGGTGGCCGTGGGTCTGGGTCCGTTTGCCGGGGTGCTGGCGCTGTGGATCCACACCTCGGGCACGCTGGCCAAGCTGTTTTCCGAAGCGGTGGAAGCCATTGACCCGCAACCGGTGGAGGGCATCCGGTCCACCGGCGCCAGCGCGCTGCACGAAATCATCTACGGGGTGATCCCGCAGGTCATGCCGCTGTGGATCTCGTACACGCTCTACCGCTTTGAAGCCAACGTGCGCTCAGCCTCGGTGGTGGGCATGGTGGGTGCAGGCGGCATCGGTGTGGTGCTGTGGGAAATCATCCGCGGATTCCAGTACGCCGAGACCTGCGCGGTGATGCTCATCATCGTCGTCACCGTGAGCGCGATCGACGTGGTGTCGGCCCGCATCCGCAAGGCATTGATCTGA
- a CDS encoding phosphonate degradation HD-domain oxygenase: MALSFDDIDHLLSTRGFHQYGREAVSQLEHALQCAQLAEQAGETAATIAAALLHDLGHLLAPGGDTAEQDDLHQYVALPFLRGLLPDAVLEPIRLHVDAKRYLCTMEPGYWETLSLASQQSLVLQGGAYTVPEAEQFARQPFAQEAIRLRRYDDHAKVPGLATPHLAHYLGITRSVARDLPPLRGNDIAAGQAAQLA, encoded by the coding sequence ATGGCACTCAGTTTTGACGACATCGACCACCTGCTGTCCACCCGCGGCTTCCACCAATATGGCCGTGAAGCAGTGAGCCAGCTGGAGCATGCCCTGCAGTGCGCCCAACTGGCCGAGCAGGCAGGCGAGACAGCTGCCACCATCGCCGCCGCGTTGCTGCACGACCTGGGCCACCTGCTGGCGCCGGGCGGCGACACGGCCGAGCAGGACGACCTGCACCAGTACGTGGCCCTGCCGTTCTTGCGCGGCCTGCTGCCCGATGCGGTGCTGGAGCCGATTCGCCTGCATGTGGATGCCAAGCGCTACCTGTGCACCATGGAGCCGGGTTACTGGGAGACGCTGTCGCTCGCGTCGCAGCAGAGCCTGGTGCTGCAGGGTGGGGCGTACACCGTGCCCGAAGCAGAGCAGTTTGCCCGCCAGCCGTTTGCGCAGGAGGCGATTCGCCTGCGCCGGTATGACGACCATGCCAAGGTGCCCGGGCTGGCCACCCCGCACCTGGCGCACTACCTCGGCATCACCCGCAGCGTGGCGCGCGACCTGCCACCGCTTCGGGGCAACGACATCGCCGCTGGGCAAGCGGCCCAGCTGGCGTAG
- a CDS encoding Lrp/AsnC family transcriptional regulator — protein sequence MDARIISALGADGRRSYADVGAEVGLSTAAVHERVKKLLDKGVIRRFSISVDPERVGLNFTAFVAIRNDGGIHCRDVAPRLRAMPQVEELHSVAGEYDFLAKVRTTHARALEDVIYEIKAIAGVARTTSTVVLNTEFEDRPLDLAWVNAVKAD from the coding sequence ATGGACGCCAGAATAATTTCGGCCTTGGGGGCAGATGGCCGACGTTCGTACGCCGACGTGGGCGCCGAGGTGGGCCTGTCGACCGCCGCGGTGCATGAGCGGGTGAAGAAGCTGCTGGACAAGGGCGTGATCCGCCGTTTTTCGATCAGCGTGGACCCGGAGCGGGTGGGCCTGAACTTCACGGCCTTTGTGGCCATCCGCAACGATGGCGGCATCCACTGCCGCGATGTGGCGCCGCGGCTGCGCGCCATGCCGCAGGTGGAAGAGCTGCACAGCGTGGCGGGGGAATACGATTTTCTGGCCAAGGTCCGCACCACGCACGCGCGCGCGCTGGAAGACGTGATCTACGAAATCAAGGCGATTGCGGGCGTGGCGCGCACCACCAGCACGGTGGTGCTGAACACCGAGTTTGAAGACCGGCCGCTGGACCTGGCCTGGGTGAACGCCGTCAAGGCCGACTGA
- a CDS encoding EamA family transporter: MPAIFNAQAPGRGSWAVATALLLVYVVWGTTYFATSIALQTMPPLLMNAVRFLCAGAVMLLIALWQGHALPTAVQWRNSAVVGGLMVFLAMNLIGLAQKLGIGSGLMAMVVTTMPMWLALWTRWGGERVPVTSWIGLGLGVAGAVLLAREGNFSATWLGAMLAFAAPLCWSLGSYASRKLSLPAPAMASAAQWFVGGAMGLVVALWFEPVPALSQISAKSWAAWVYLLVFGTMVALNAYLWLLQNTSAALAGSYSFVNPAVALVVGVALGGELLTGWVFAALPLIGAALVFILYGRLLQGWWAGRRAVWMGLRVG, from the coding sequence ATGCCGGCAATTTTCAATGCGCAAGCGCCAGGACGGGGCTCCTGGGCGGTCGCCACCGCCCTGCTGCTGGTCTATGTGGTGTGGGGCACCACGTATTTCGCCACCAGCATCGCCCTGCAGACCATGCCGCCGCTGCTGATGAACGCGGTGCGCTTTCTGTGTGCGGGCGCGGTGATGCTGCTCATCGCCCTGTGGCAAGGCCATGCGCTGCCCACGGCGGTGCAGTGGCGCAACTCGGCCGTGGTGGGCGGGCTGATGGTGTTTCTGGCGATGAACCTCATCGGGCTGGCGCAGAAGCTGGGCATCGGCTCGGGCCTCATGGCCATGGTTGTCACGACCATGCCCATGTGGCTGGCGCTATGGACGCGCTGGGGCGGCGAGCGTGTGCCGGTGACCAGCTGGATCGGCCTGGGCCTGGGCGTGGCCGGCGCCGTGCTGCTGGCGCGGGAGGGCAACTTCTCGGCCACGTGGCTGGGCGCCATGCTGGCCTTTGCCGCCCCCCTGTGCTGGAGCCTGGGCTCGTACGCATCCCGCAAGCTGTCGCTGCCTGCCCCCGCCATGGCCTCGGCCGCGCAGTGGTTTGTGGGCGGGGCGATGGGGCTGGTGGTGGCGCTGTGGTTTGAGCCCGTGCCAGCGCTGTCGCAAATCAGCGCGAAGTCTTGGGCGGCCTGGGTGTACCTGCTGGTGTTTGGGACGATGGTGGCGCTCAATGCCTACCTGTGGCTGCTGCAGAACACGTCGGCGGCGCTGGCGGGGAGCTATTCGTTTGTGAACCCGGCGGTGGCGCTGGTGGTGGGGGTGGCGCTGGGTGGAGAGTTGCTCACGGGTTGGGTGTTTGCGGCGTTGCCGTTGATTGGGGCGGCGCTGGTGTTCATCTTGTATGGGCGGTTGTTGCAGGGGTGGTGGGCTGGGCGGCGGGCGGTGTGGATGGGGTTGCGGGTGGGGTAG
- a CDS encoding RidA family protein translates to MIHTVLQPEGWVTPKGYANGMAARGTLVVTGGQIGWNAQQQFESDDFIDQTKQTLLNVRAVLEAAGAGPEHLVRLTWYVLDRKEYNARLKELGAVYREVLGKHFPAMACVQVAGLMEERAKVEIEATAVVPDAA, encoded by the coding sequence ATGATCCACACCGTTTTGCAACCCGAAGGCTGGGTGACCCCCAAGGGCTACGCCAACGGCATGGCTGCGCGCGGCACGCTGGTGGTCACCGGCGGCCAGATCGGCTGGAACGCGCAGCAGCAGTTTGAAAGCGATGACTTCATCGACCAGACGAAGCAGACGCTGCTGAACGTGCGGGCGGTGCTGGAGGCCGCCGGCGCGGGGCCGGAGCACCTGGTGCGGCTGACCTGGTATGTGCTGGATCGCAAGGAGTACAACGCGCGGCTCAAGGAGCTGGGGGCGGTGTACCGCGAGGTGCTGGGCAAGCATTTTCCGGCGATGGCGTGTGTGCAGGTGGCGGGGTTGATGGAGGAGCGGGCGAAGGTGGAGATTGAGGCGACGGCGGTGGTGCCGGATGCTGCTTGA
- a CDS encoding AMP-binding protein codes for MQNRAPSAQPDHFVHDRLPPQDAWPTLRYDLPELQMAPQANLVQALFDQAERAGNIERPLLRGPHRSYTYREARDEAARIAEVLTQDHGLVPGNRVLLRGGNTVEMALAWLGTVYAGLVAVATMPLLRAGELANIIERAQPTLALCDGRLLGELQAAQVQHPVLTTIVPFHTAPDAADLIQRAQGKAGTTPPCPTAADDIALMAFTSGTTGAPKAAVHTHRDVMAACEAWPRHVLKATPDDIVAGSPPLAFTFGLGGLLVFPMWAGASVYFPDQPYTPETMVTLMRDAGVTICYTAPTFYRQMAPFAKAIGGLPQMRICVSAGEGLPEATRQLWKDATGIDMTDGIGATEMFHIFISSTGSDIRPGAVGKVVPGYTAKVVDDEGHEVPRGSVGKLAVVGPTGCKYLDDPRQARYVKAGWNYPGDAFMQDADGYFFYQARDDDMIITAGYNVGGPEVEDALLRHAAVAECAVIGVPDEERGMVVKAVCVLKPGHTGDAAMVKTLQDHVKATIAPFKYPRIVEFAASLPRTETGKLQRFKLRQGAATAVAAATSSPPKATTP; via the coding sequence ATGCAAAACCGCGCTCCCTCCGCCCAGCCCGACCACTTTGTGCACGACCGCCTGCCGCCGCAGGACGCATGGCCCACGCTGCGCTACGACCTGCCCGAGCTGCAGATGGCGCCGCAGGCCAACCTGGTGCAGGCATTGTTCGACCAGGCCGAGCGTGCCGGCAACATCGAGCGCCCGCTGCTGCGCGGCCCGCACCGCAGCTACACCTACCGCGAGGCCCGCGACGAGGCTGCGCGCATTGCCGAGGTGCTGACGCAGGACCACGGCCTGGTGCCCGGCAACCGCGTGCTGCTGCGCGGCGGCAATACGGTGGAAATGGCGCTGGCGTGGCTGGGCACCGTGTACGCCGGGCTGGTGGCGGTGGCCACCATGCCGCTGCTGCGCGCGGGTGAGCTGGCCAACATCATCGAACGCGCCCAGCCCACGCTGGCGCTGTGCGATGGCCGCCTGCTGGGCGAGCTGCAGGCCGCACAGGTGCAGCACCCTGTGCTAACCACGATCGTGCCCTTTCACACCGCGCCCGATGCCGCTGATCTGATCCAGCGCGCACAGGGCAAGGCGGGCACCACACCACCCTGCCCCACCGCGGCCGACGACATCGCGCTGATGGCGTTTACCTCGGGCACCACGGGCGCGCCCAAGGCCGCCGTGCACACCCACCGCGACGTGATGGCCGCCTGCGAGGCCTGGCCGCGCCATGTGCTCAAGGCCACGCCCGACGACATCGTGGCGGGCTCGCCGCCGCTGGCGTTCACCTTCGGGCTGGGCGGTCTGCTCGTGTTCCCGATGTGGGCGGGGGCCAGCGTGTACTTTCCGGACCAGCCCTACACCCCCGAAACCATGGTGACGCTGATGCGCGATGCAGGCGTCACCATCTGCTACACCGCGCCCACGTTCTACCGGCAGATGGCGCCATTTGCCAAGGCCATTGGCGGCCTGCCCCAGATGCGCATCTGCGTGAGCGCAGGCGAGGGCCTGCCCGAAGCCACGCGCCAGCTGTGGAAAGACGCCACCGGCATCGACATGACCGACGGCATCGGCGCCACCGAGATGTTCCACATATTCATTTCGTCCACCGGAAGCGACATCCGCCCCGGCGCGGTGGGCAAGGTGGTGCCCGGCTACACGGCGAAGGTGGTGGATGACGAGGGTCACGAAGTGCCCCGTGGCTCCGTGGGCAAGCTCGCCGTGGTGGGCCCCACGGGCTGCAAGTACCTGGATGACCCGCGCCAGGCCAGGTATGTGAAGGCGGGCTGGAACTACCCGGGTGATGCCTTCATGCAGGACGCCGACGGCTATTTCTTCTACCAGGCGCGCGATGACGACATGATCATCACCGCCGGCTACAACGTGGGCGGCCCCGAGGTGGAAGACGCCCTGCTGCGCCACGCGGCAGTGGCCGAGTGCGCGGTGATCGGCGTGCCCGACGAGGAGCGCGGCATGGTCGTCAAAGCCGTGTGCGTGCTCAAGCCCGGCCACACGGGCGATGCCGCCATGGTCAAGACCTTGCAGGACCATGTGAAGGCGACCATCGCGCCGTTCAAATACCCGCGCATCGTTGAATTTGCAGCGTCCCTGCCGCGCACCGAAACCGGCAAGCTCCAGCGCTTCAAGCTGCGCCAGGGTGCTGCCACTGCTGTTGCTGCAGCGACTTCCAGCCCACCCAAGGCCACCACACCATGA
- a CDS encoding acyl-CoA dehydrogenase family protein: protein MHVATPPAPRPPSTAHLALPFFDDAHRALAEGLVPWAAAQQVDETDDRAACHDWVQRLGAGGWLRYCVPAEHGGALPALDSRALVLLRETLAYHSPLADFAFAMQGLGSGAVTLAGSPAQQAHYLQGVARGELIAAFALSEPEAGSDAGAMQTIATNAHSSSASGQKDSYSLTGTKTWISNGGIADFYCVFAKTDPTGGTRGISAFIVDANTPGLDASRHIHVMAPHPLATLQFDQCTVPGTALLGEENGGFKLAMRTLDIFRASVAAAALGMARRALAEAVHHARQRRMFGQALADFQLTQAKIGEMAALVDSAALLTYRAAWLRDTGQAGVTADAREQRNRSVAAAMAKMTATENAQRVIDMALQLHGGRGLEVGSKVESLYRDIRSLRIYEGATEVQQLIIGKAALQE from the coding sequence ATGCACGTTGCCACACCCCCAGCCCCCCGCCCGCCCTCCACCGCGCACCTGGCCCTGCCCTTCTTCGACGACGCCCACCGCGCGCTGGCCGAGGGCCTGGTGCCCTGGGCTGCCGCACAGCAGGTCGATGAAACCGACGACCGCGCCGCCTGCCACGACTGGGTGCAGCGCCTGGGCGCGGGCGGCTGGCTGCGCTACTGCGTGCCGGCCGAACACGGTGGCGCCCTGCCTGCGCTGGATTCGCGTGCGCTGGTGCTGCTGCGCGAAACGCTGGCCTACCACTCGCCCCTGGCCGACTTTGCGTTTGCCATGCAGGGGCTGGGCAGCGGCGCCGTCACGCTGGCCGGCAGCCCGGCGCAGCAGGCGCACTACCTGCAGGGCGTGGCGCGTGGCGAGTTGATTGCGGCGTTTGCGCTCTCCGAGCCCGAAGCGGGCTCGGATGCAGGCGCTATGCAAACAATAGCTACGAACGCCCATTCATCAAGCGCTAGCGGCCAAAAAGACTCGTATTCCTTGACCGGAACCAAGACCTGGATCAGCAATGGCGGCATTGCGGACTTCTACTGCGTGTTTGCCAAAACCGACCCGACCGGGGGCACGCGCGGCATCAGCGCCTTCATCGTGGATGCGAACACGCCGGGGCTGGACGCCTCGCGCCACATCCATGTGATGGCGCCCCACCCGCTGGCCACGCTGCAGTTCGACCAATGCACCGTGCCTGGCACAGCACTGCTGGGCGAAGAGAACGGCGGCTTCAAGCTCGCGATGCGCACGCTGGACATCTTTCGCGCATCCGTGGCGGCCGCCGCCCTGGGCATGGCGCGCCGCGCACTGGCCGAGGCGGTGCACCACGCCCGCCAGCGCCGCATGTTCGGTCAGGCGCTGGCGGACTTCCAGCTCACGCAGGCGAAGATCGGTGAAATGGCCGCGCTGGTGGACAGCGCAGCGCTGCTCACCTACCGCGCTGCGTGGCTGCGCGACACCGGCCAGGCAGGCGTGACGGCCGACGCCAGAGAACAACGAAATCGCAGCGTGGCCGCTGCGATGGCCAAGATGACCGCCACCGAAAACGCCCAGCGCGTCATCGACATGGCGCTGCAGCTGCATGGGGGGCGCGGCTTGGAGGTGGGTAGCAAGGTCGAATCGCTGTACCGCGACATCCGCTCGCTGCGCATCTACGAAGGCGCCACCGAGGTGCAGCAGCTCATCATCGGCAAGGCCGCACTGCAGGAGTAA
- a CDS encoding enoyl-CoA hydratase family protein: protein MKHYIGAGNPMRDQFNPQASYVAEHFAWSFDAGVGTVTLNRPDRKNPLTFQSYSELRDFFYALRFATDVKAIVVTGAGGNFCSGGDVHEIIGPLTTMTMPELLEFTRMTGDLVKAMRACPQPVLGAIDGICAGAGAMMALACDMRYGTEATKTAFLFTRVGLAGADMGACALLPRMIGQGRASELLFTGRAMTAHEGLAWGFFNDLYESSDLLASVQATARTLADGPTFAHGMTKTMLSQEWSMTIEQAIEAEAQAQAICMQTEDFRRAYEAFAAKQKPAFQGD from the coding sequence ATGAAACACTACATCGGCGCTGGCAACCCCATGCGCGACCAGTTCAACCCGCAAGCCAGCTACGTGGCCGAGCACTTTGCCTGGAGCTTCGATGCCGGCGTGGGCACCGTCACGCTCAACCGGCCGGACCGCAAGAACCCGCTGACCTTCCAGAGCTATTCCGAGCTGCGCGACTTCTTCTACGCGCTGCGCTTTGCTACCGATGTGAAAGCCATCGTGGTTACCGGCGCGGGCGGCAACTTCTGCTCGGGCGGCGACGTGCACGAGATCATCGGCCCGCTGACCACCATGACCATGCCTGAACTGCTGGAGTTCACCCGCATGACGGGCGATCTGGTCAAAGCCATGCGCGCCTGCCCGCAGCCCGTGCTGGGCGCCATCGACGGCATCTGCGCCGGTGCCGGCGCCATGATGGCGCTGGCCTGCGACATGCGCTACGGCACCGAGGCCACCAAGACCGCCTTCCTCTTCACCCGCGTGGGCCTGGCCGGTGCCGATATGGGCGCCTGCGCACTGCTGCCCCGCATGATCGGCCAGGGCCGCGCGAGCGAGCTGCTGTTCACCGGCCGCGCGATGACCGCGCACGAAGGCCTGGCCTGGGGCTTCTTCAACGACCTGTACGAAAGCAGCGACCTGCTGGCCAGCGTGCAGGCCACCGCCCGCACTCTGGCCGATGGCCCCACCTTTGCGCACGGAATGACCAAGACCATGCTGAGCCAGGAGTGGAGCATGACCATCGAACAGGCCATCGAGGCCGAGGCGCAGGCGCAGGCCATCTGCATGCAGACCGAAGATTTCCGGCGCGCGTATGAGGCGTTTGCTGCCAAGCAGAAACCTGCGTTCCAGGGAGATTGA
- a CDS encoding MarR family winged helix-turn-helix transcriptional regulator has protein sequence MDLEARLHGAAPSEHPEALRLWLRMLTCTQLIEKQVRAQLRTQFDTTLPRFDLMAQLERAPGGMKMKDLSRRMMVTSGNVTGITDQLVAEGLVERMDVEGDRRAYLVRLTPAGREQFNAMARQHEQWIVEAFAALGERDITTLYRLLGKVKEHAQQHGLNPLETAE, from the coding sequence ATGGACCTCGAAGCCCGCCTGCACGGCGCCGCCCCCAGCGAACACCCCGAAGCCCTGCGCCTGTGGCTGCGCATGCTCACCTGCACGCAGCTGATCGAAAAGCAGGTGCGTGCCCAGCTGCGTACGCAGTTCGACACCACGCTGCCGCGCTTTGACCTGATGGCGCAGCTCGAACGCGCGCCCGGCGGCATGAAGATGAAAGACCTCTCGCGCCGGATGATGGTGACCAGCGGCAACGTGACCGGCATCACCGACCAGCTGGTGGCTGAAGGCCTGGTCGAACGCATGGACGTGGAAGGCGACCGCCGCGCCTACCTGGTGCGCCTGACGCCCGCGGGGCGCGAGCAGTTCAACGCCATGGCACGCCAGCACGAGCAATGGATCGTCGAGGCGTTTGCCGCCCTGGGCGAACGCGACATCACCACGCTGTACCGGCTGCTGGGCAAGGTCAAGGAACACGCACAGCAGCACGGCCTGAACCCTCTGGAGACCGCTGAATGA